The Leptospira tipperaryensis genomic sequence AGAGAATTCTCGTATCTCATCGTGATCTGTCTTTCATAAATAGAGAGTTCAGGTGTGGATTTGATAAGGTTTCTAAAATCACGAACGAGTTTGCTGTTCGCAGGATTGAATGCAGGATTTTTCAAGCCGAACTCAAGGAGAGCGTCCAGTATCGAAACTCCTTTTTTTCGGGATACGACGGCGTCGATGAGTCGTTCTTCTCTCTCAACGTCCTCGTCGAAAACAAGAGATTCTTTGTTTGAAAAATAGTTAAACAGAGTCGGCACGGACACATTGGCGAGTTTCGCGATTTCAGCCGTAGTAACTTCATGATATCCGCGCTCGATAAAGAGTTTAGTCGCCATATCGGAGATGGCCTTGCGAGTTTGTTTCTTTTTTAATTCTCTTAGTCCCAAAACAAAAATCCTTTTTTTGATTCGAAATCAATACTCCATAAAATTTAATTGACTAAAATATTTAAGTCAATTAAAAAATATTAGAATCTTGGATTTAAGACTAAAAAAGGAGATTTGCTATGACTCAAATTAACCACACTCCAATTGCAATCATCGGCGCCGGGCTCGGCGGCTTGACGCTCGCTCGTGTTCTCCACGTTCACGGTATTGAGGCGACGATCTACGAAGCTGAAGGCTCGTCGAGCTCACGTAAACAGGGAGGTATGCTCGATATTCACGAATACAACGGGCAGCTCGCGCTCAAGGAAGCGGGACTCTTTGATCAGTTTCTTGAAATCATTCACACTGGAGCGCAAGCGTCTCGGATATTCGATAAGACCGGCAACGTTTTACTGGATGAGCCCGACGATGGTACGGGTGGCCGACCTGAGGTTCTGAGAGGTGACCTTCGTCAGATTCTTCTGAACTCGCTTCCCGGTGATAGCGTTCGCTGGGGTCACAAAGTGAATGTTGTTTCTTCGCTTGGCGGCGGACGACACGAAGTGACTTTTACGAACGGCTTTGTAGTAACGACTGATCTGCTCGTGGGAGCGGACGGCGCTTGGTCGAAAGTTCGCCCACTTCTCTCCAAGGCAAAACCGGAGTATGTAGGTACCACTTTCATCGAGACGTTTCTTCTTGATAGCGGTGCGCGTCACAAAGCGAGCGTGGAAGCGGTCGGCGGCGGCGCGATGTATGCGTTAGCGCCTGGAAAAGGTATTGTCGCGCATCGCGAACCCAACGAGGTATTACATACTTATGTGCAATTGAACAAGCCGAAGGATTGGTTTGACAGCATAGACTTCTCGCATCCCAAAAATGCGTTAGCCGACATCGCTAAAGAATTCGATGACTGGGCTCCTGAGTTAAGGGCGCTTATCACAGACGGTGAGACGGATCCCGTACTTCGTCCTATTCATACGCTTCCGGTCGAGCACAGATGGGATCGAATCCCCGGCGTAACGTTGCTTGGCGATGCGGCACACCTAATGCCTCCTTCAGGGGAAGGCGCCAATCTCGCAATGTTCGACGGTGCGGAACTCGGGAAGGCTATCGCCACAAACCCCGGCGACATAGAAGCCGCGCTCGTCGCTTATGAAGAACAACTTTTTCCACGCAGCTCTTCCGAAGCCCGCGATTCGAAAGGAATTCTCGACTTGTGTCTTGGAGAGAATTCTCCTCAGAGTCTGGTCGATTTTTTCACCAGCGTAAACACGTAATAAACACCTTATATAAGGAAACACTCATGAATAAAAACCAACAACAGTCGATTTACGACGTCATCATTTCCGGTGCAGGTCCTGTAGGTCTATTCCTCGCCTGCGAACTGGCCTTAGCCAAATGTTCCGTCTTGATACTGGAAAAAATGGAGAATCCGCATTCGCCATTAAAACGACGTCCTTTCGGGATCAGAGGACTTTCGGCGCCGACCATAGAAGCGTTTTACCGCCGCGATTTGTTAAACGAACTCGAGATACATAAACACCTTAAAAATCCTCATTCGAATCCAGGACAAGGGGCGCGTCGTCAGGTCGGACACTTTGCGGGTATTCCATTTTATGAAGGCGATATCGATACCTCGCAGTGGAAGTATCGTCTGCCAAGTTCGACTAACACCAGTTTGATATCTGAAATGGAAGAGCTTGAAACGGTCCTCGGTCGCCGAGCAGAAATTTTAGGAGTCGAAATCAAGCGAGGATTTCCCCTGACTTCCCTTGATCAAACGGAAGAAGGAGTAATCGTTCACACAGAAGATCGATCTTTTCAAGGTCAGTGGCTCGTGGGTTGTGATGGAAGTCGTAGTGTTGTCCGAAAGGTCGGTGGTTTTGAATTTGCGGGTACGGAACCTGAATTTACCGGCTACAATGCTCAGGTTGACATTGCTGATCCGGAGAAACTCAAACCTGGTCGTAACGTGACGGCAACGGGAATGTACTTGCAGTCACAACCCGGTTACTTAGTCATACAGGACTTTGATGGCGGAGCATTTCATAATTCTGAAAAACGGATTACGCGGGAACACGTGCAGGAGGTGCTTCGTAGAATCTCGGACACCGACGTTACAATTAGCGCCTTACATATCGCAACTACGTGGACCGACCGAGCGCGACAGGCCACAACGTATCGCAACGGAAGGATTCTTTTAGCCGGCGATGCTGCTCACATTCATTCACCCTTAGGAGGGCAAGGTCTTAATCTTGGAATCGGCGATGCGATGAATCTTGGTTGGAAGCTCGCGGCAACCATTCAAAAGAAAGCGCCGGAAGATTTGTTGGACAGTTATCAAACGGAACGACATCCGATCGGCGCAGAGGTTCTGGATTGGTCACGTGCTCAGGTTGCGATCATGAAACCAGGTCCGGCTGCACACGCGTTGAATGCAATTGTCCGTGACCTTATGGATACGCGCGATGGCGCCACTTATTTTGCGGGAAGGGTTTGGGGTGTTTTCACTCAGTACGATCTCGGCGACGATCACCCTTTATTAGGTCATAGCGTTCCTAACTTTGAGTTCGAAGACGGTGTAAGAATCGGAGAGTTCATGCGCGATGGTCAAGGGATACTGCTTGATTTTACTAAGAATGTTTCACTCAAAAGTTTCGCCGATGAATATGGCGGTTCCATTCGGTATATTTCAGGGAATGTAAAAGACCGGCTTGGATTAGGCACGTTACTCCTACGCCCAGACGGAATTATCGCCTGGGCTTCTGATAACGACCCCGATTACGAAGAACTCAAAAAAGCCGTTGCTTTCTGGTTCGTTCGTAATTCGAAGGTAAAGAATTAGAACAAAAGAATATTAGAGAAATAGAAATTCTTCTTTTTCTTTCTCTTGTATATACATTGCCTCGCTCAAACGAACATTGAGTCTGGATTGTTTTTCCGGGCTTCCTTAAATTTTAAAATTGAAATCAAATGAGCCAGTACAATCAAAGGAACTCCGAAAGTGGGTATCAGCACAAGAGGAAGAGATGCAATCGCGTTCGAAGGAACCTCCTGAAAAATAAGCCTCTGTGGTCCTTCCGATGAAAGAGCTCCTAACGTCAAGGCGGCTGTAAAATCTACGATACCAACAAAATGAAAGACCTTGAATACCGTTGGGGCATAAGATTTTTTATGATCGATGGCCCAAACAACAAACGGGGCTGAGATTGCGACCAGGCAATCTCCTAGACCGGCGCTCAGAGCGAAAATTCCCGGTAGTCTATTTTCCACGTAATACCACAAAAATATCGCCCCTAAAATACGAGAGACATGAATTTGAATCAGACTTTGCTGCGAAAGGGAGAACAGCAAATTTTTAAACTTTGGTAAGCGGTATAGGGCGATCGTTCCTAGGATTACAGGAATCATAACGCCTGCCGCGAGAGGAATCGGCGAAGGTTTCGGAGGGCTAAAGGCGCTTTTCAAGGCAAGTGAAAATACGACGCTAAGCCAGGCAACGAGTAAGAGGCAAATAACGATCGCGCTTTTGGGGTTGAATCCGTAGAGCCCTCTCGTTGCGAGAACAATCACCGAGACCAAAGAAAATAGAATTAGAGTTATCTCAAAACCAAAGGACATGGCTCCCTCCCCATGGGTGCGGAATAGTGAAATTGATAGTAACTATATTTAAAATAGTTACTATCAAAACAAAAGTGACTTGACATTTCTTGTCAACCGAATATTTATTCTCTATGGAAAGATCGTATCAGTTGGACTGTCCGGTTGCGCGCACGTTGAATCTGATTGGGGAACGCTGGACATTGCTCATTCTCCGGGATTTTTTTATCAAAGGCGAGGTACAACGTTTCGGAGATTTGGAGGCATCTTTGTCCGGAATCACTCCGGCTTTACTTTCGGCTCGACTCAAGGATCTCGAAAATAATAATCTCATTGTCCGACGTTTGTATTCCGAACATCCTCCGAGAATGGAATATCGTTTGACCTCGCTTGGAAAATCATTGGGCCCGATATTAAAAACAGTACGCGAGTGGGGCTTAAAACATACGCGACGTTAGGGTTTTTATCTAAGAAGCGCTTTGTTATAGCTGATTAGTATCTTTCCGATATTTACGACCTTTAAGCGTGCCTTTTCTTTTCTTTTCTCTTCACTGACCGGTTCAAACGGAACATTCCCGCTTAAAAAATCGAAGGGTTTGGAATTGAATTTGTTATATACAATTCAAAATCAGATAGAAAATTCTAATCTATCTAAGAATCAAGAAGCCGTAGTAAAGAATCTTAAATACTCAAATTCCTATGATATCATGAACAAAGAAGTCCTCAAATACAATCATTCACAATCGGAAGAAGAAAGAATTATCTGCGAAGTTCTTTTTCAAGAGATCAATCTTAAACTTCCCAAGGCTGAAAATAAGATTTGGCATGCACACCCCGTGTGGTTTCTCGATGGAAATCCTATCGTGGGTTATAGCAAACTCAAGGGCGGAATTAGGCTTCTTTTCTGGAGCGGACAATCTTTCGAAGAAGAGGGTTTAAAACCGGAAGGTAGCTTTCAAGCCGCAGAGGTTCGTTATACAAATGCCGATCAGATTATTAAAAAAGATCTAAGGCGTTGGCTTACTAAATCTAAGAAAATCCAATGGGATTATAAGAATATTGTGAAGCGTAGGGGTTTGTTGGAAAGATTAAAATAAATCTCCGATTTCATCCGGGAAAAATAGGGCAAAGGCCAGAAGAACGATCGAAGCTTCCGCGGCAGGGATGGAGGCGGGGTCAATAAATTGAGAATTCGGTAATACTATTCGTATCGCTTTCATCTTTCAATTTATTGACCAGAGCCGAGAGCCCGGTTTCGGGGAACATTTCGATAAAAACTTTATCTTTCATTTTCAAATATGCAAAAAAAATAATACTTTCCCCGAAAGCCGCCCGGGCATACTAAATTATATTTTCATTTTATTCAAATTTTCTAAATGAGTTTCAACAGGGTTACTCGTGTTACAGTTGCGGAGGTCCAAGAAACTCTTCGATGAGGGCCGCCGTCAATTCCGGATAGTGTGTTTCTTTTTGATACATAATGGCTTCTCCTAAATAATCTCCGTGTCCGCCCGGTAGAATGAGAAGTCGAGCGTCCGGAATTTTCCGAGTCAATTCGATCGTGTGTTCTAACTTGGCAATGTCACGGTCTCCGCTGAGAATCAAAGTAGGGGCCTTCACGGTTCCGATCTCTTTGTCGCTCACGTCCTTAAAGTTTTGCATTCTCTCTAGATCTTTTTCAAACATCGTCCTTAACTTTTGAGGATCCGGGTTAACTTTTAAAAACGCATCTTTGAGAGGCTGAGGCATGTTTGAGAAAGTTGCCTTTTTCATAAAGTCCCAAAATTGAGGGTAGGCGCCCGTTCTTTTTGTCATCGAAGATGCAAAGACTAGTTTACGAACGAGATGAGGATGTCGTATGGAAACTTGTAAGGCCACGCTCGCGCCGTTACTAAATCCGAAAAAATCCGCTTTTTCAATTTTGAGATGTTTGAGAAGTGCGGCCACGTCGTCCGCGGAGGTTTCAAATCGGACCGGCCCCTTTCGATCCGTTGTTCTTCCATGACCTTGTTCGTCTAAAGCGATTACCTTTCTATGTTTTGCAAAGTAAGGGATTGCTTTACTAAAAGTTACCTCAATCGTAGAGCCGCCCCCATTCAGAAGAACGAGAGGAACTCCTTCCTTCTCACCGTGAATTTCATAATACAACTGAATGTCGCCGATGGGGGCGTGACCTTTTTCGGTAGGAATCGATTCTTCCGTCGTTGTGTTTTCTTTCAAGACGGATGCACTTCTCGAAGTACATTGCAGAATAGAAACTATGGCAATGACAAACGTTAGATATTTGAGAATTCTCATGATTCTTCTCCTATTGATGATTTCTTTAAATATTCCACAATTCGATCCAAATGTGCCATCGTACCTTCCTTTCGAGAAAGTAAGCCCTCTCTTCCGATGGTCTCATCCAGAAACGCAACCTGTTCCGTAAACGTTAGTCGCGTATCCTTTGGATTGATACTTTCGATTTCAACGGAGGCTATGGACACGGAATGAATTTTATTACTCAAATACATGTCGTATACGAAAACGATTCTTTCGTTTGGGAGAATATTATAAAATTCTGCTTTATATAAGGTTTCTTTTCCGTTAGGAAAACGTCCGTGAAGAAGTTCTTTTCCTCCTACGCGAAAATCCAATTCACGTTTGACAACACTCCAATCTCCAGGACCGATAAACCACTGAGCTTTGGATTCTAAGTTGCTCCACGCCGAATAAACCGATTCGGCAGAGGATTTATAGATTTTTTCAATGCTGAATATTTCATGTGCGACCTTCAGTTTTTGCATTTTATTTCTTCCTCTCTTTTTCCGTTTTTTCTAAAAATTCTCCCAATCGATCCAAGTTCCTTTCCCAAAATTTACGCCGTTGATTGAGCCAAGTTTCAATGAGTTCGAAAGAGCGCGGTTCGACCTGACAGGAACGCACTCGGCCGACCTTATGGGTTTTGATGAGTCCGCTTTCCTCTAAGATTTGAATATGCTGAACGACTGCCGCCATGCTCATATTTAATGGCTGCGCGAGTTCGCTTACGGAGGCGCCTTTCTTGCTCAATCTTTCAACGATTGTCAGGCGAGAAGGGTCGGACAGCGCGTAAAATACGCGGTTTAGGGATGAAGAATGGTTAAGCATCTGCTTAAGTTTAATGAAGGCCCTGAAATAGTCAAGTATTTACTTGACTATTATTTTTTAAAGTTCTTAGTCCCCGAAAGTAAATCATCTTTCAAAGCCTCATCACATCCAACAAACATTCGGCTTTTTTGTTTTTCAGAGCGCTGCTCTCGATCACAAAACTTAAAAAAGTATTTAACGAAGGATTTTTATTTTCGGGCATCCAAAACACGGATACGGGCAAGTATAATTTTTTGATTGGAACAAATTGGGTTTGGGAAGGAGCCACGTTCTGAGCGCCTAAGATCGTTAGAGATACACCTTTGCCGGTGGCAACTAAGATGGGGCAACTTTCTCTTTCGTTTTTCAAATATACTTTCGGTTTGATTCCGCTTTGTTTGAAAAGTTGAAAGATCGTGTCGTAAAAATTTCCAGTTTCTTTTTTTGGATGTAGAATGATGGTTTCGTTTTTTAATTCTTTAAGTTCGATTTCCTTTCTTTTGGCGAGAGGATGTTTTTTGGGAACCAGAACTCCGAAACCTTCGTCGTTGACGGAATGTTTTTCTATTCCTTCTTCCGAAACGGTTCCTTCCATAAAACAAACATCAAACTGACCGGATCTCAAACCTTTAAGAATTCTATTTCTTGATTCTTGATGAAGTTGAAATTTCAACTTTGGAAAACGATCTTGGAATTCTCCGATAATTTGAGGTAGGCTTGCTAAGAAGGTCGTTGTTGAAAATCCGATGCTGAGACCGCCCGCTTTGAGCTTGCCGATAGAACGAACTTCTCTTTCCAAATTTTCAACTCTATCGATAATTTCCTTTCCTTCCTTTAAAAGATAAACTCCCGCTCCCGTTAGTTTTACTTGTCTTGTAGTTCTTTCAAAAAGTTTTGTAGAGAGTTCTTCTTCGATAGAGGAAATCAAACGGGTTAAAGGCGGTTGCGAAATCCCGAGAATTTCCGCACTTTTTCTAAAGTTGAGTTCTTCCGCGACCACGATAAACGATTTTAGTTTCGATAAATCCATTCTTTATTGATACTTAATAGGTATCAATAAATCAACCAAATTAAAAAATTATAACAAAAATTGAATTCATTTTCTTATAAGTCTTTACATCCTTTGAATGAGTTTCATTTTAAATCTTGTATTGGTTTTGTTTTTATATTTCTAAAGGAGAATAGAATGAAGTTTGACTATGAAGTACTGATTATAGGCGGAGGTCCGGCGGGACTGAGCGCGGCCTTGTCTTTAGGTCGTATGAGCAGAACGGCTTTGGTCTGCGATGATAGTCGTCCTAGAAATGCTCCGTCTTCCCATCTCAATAATTTTCCCACACGAGACGGTATTCATCCGGCCGAATGGAGAAGGTTAGTAAAAAAGGATTTGGAGAAATATCAAACGATAAAGTTTTTCGAAGGAGGCGTCTTGTCCGTTGAAAAATCGACTTCCGGTTTTACCGCAAACTTGTCTTCGGGGATTTCCGCTCATTTTAAAAAGATCATTCTTGCCTACGGAGTAGAGGATAAGCCCTTGCCCGTTCCCGGTTTTAAGGAGCTCTGGGGAAAATCTATTTTTCATTGTCCTTACTGTCACGGATTTGAAATTCGAGGATCCCGTTTGGGTTTTATTTCAAACAGCGAAATGACATTTCACATGCTACCTTTGATAAACGACTTGGCGTCCGATTTAATTCTTTTTACGAATGGGAAGGCGGAGTTTAGCGATCCACAGAGAGAATTATTAAAGCGAAAGAATGTAGAATTGATAGAAGAGAAAATTACGGGTTTCATTTTTGAAGGAGAGCAATTGAAAGCTTTGTCTCTTGCAAACGGGGAACTCAGAGAAAGGCAAGCCGTCTTTTTTCATCCGACCCTGCCGTTCGCGCTCAAATCTCAAATCGGAGAAACGCTCGGTTGTGAAAAAAATCAACTCGGCTTTTACAAGATAAACGAAAGGGGCGCAACCTCTGTGGAAGGTGTTTTTGCATGCGGAGACAACGTGAGTCCGGGGCATTCTGTTTTGTTAGCCGCCGCTTCGGGCGCGATGGCCGGCGCGGGAGTGGTGTTTGCGCTATTAGGAGAAGAATTTGGAAATGCTTGAAAGAATGCAACTGAAGCCTTCTATAACGGGTTCTGAGAGTTCGAAGATTTTCTTTTAGAGCAAAGTTTATGCGTTAGGAGAGTTATTCTTTTCTATTTTGTGTAAGAAATAGGCAGGCAGAGATTCGTATAGAAAACACAAATGTACTTCTTTCGACTCGGATGGAACGTTAGGCGAAACCCATTTCGATCCCTATTTCGAGCGATAAACGCAAACTTGTCGATTCATAAGTTTTATTGATTTATAATACAACAGCAATCCGTTGTTATAATTGTATAACTAAATTCAGTCTCAATGAAGATAGTCGACAAAAGTTGGACGCGTTATATGAAACACATTATACAATTCTCTCTTCTTTCTCTTTTCTTTTTATTCGGTTTTACGAATTGTTTGAATCGGGATTGGAACCATCTTCCTCCGATTTTTTCTTACATTGATTTGAAAGGGGGATCGCCCGCGGTTCCTTTCGGGGTTTCTCAGATTACACCCGGCGTCGGCGTGAATGGAGTTTCCACGAATAGTTCGATTCAAGTCGGCTTTAATCGGGCTTTGGATTCTTCTTCGATCTCCGGGGCTTCCTTTCAATTGTCTGAAAGTTCGACCCCAATTCCGGGTAACGTGAGCGTCTCCAATTCGAACGTGGTCTTTACTCCTTCCTCTCCACTTTCTGCTTCGACCATTTACACAGTGACTCTTTCTAAGGATTTAAGATCTGCGGACGGTTCTCTTCTCAATGAAGATTTCATCTGGACTTTTACAACCGAATCCGTTTCCGATTTGATTGCTCCCATCGTTTCTCTTACGACTCCGGTTAACTCGGGCGTTTCCGTTCCTGTGAATACATCGTTAAGCGTCGCTTTTAGTGAAACGATGAATTGTACTTCTTTAACTTCGCTTTCGTTTACTTTGAGTAACGGTTCTGCAGTTTCCGGTTCCGTTTCTTGTTCCGGTTCGACCGCGACTTTTACTCCAACTTCTTCTCTTTCGTTTAATACAAATTATACGGCAAATATCAGTACGGCCGCGAAAGATCTTGCAGGGAATATGCTCGCTTCTTCTTTTAGCTGGAGTTTTACGACCGGGTCCGCTCCGGATTCTACTCCTCCGACCGTATCCTTTGTAAGTCCTGCGAACGGTTCGACGGGATTTGCAATCAACGGATCGATCGCGGTTGCATTCAGTGAAACTCTCAATTGTGCGACCTTGAATACCGCAACTTTTGTTTTGAGCGACGGATCTGCGGTTGCGGGAACGGTCTCTTGTCTTGGGACGACTGCTTCTTTTAATCCTTCGGCATCCTTATCTTATGGCACAACATATACGGCTACGATTACGACCGGAGTGCGTGATATTTCGTCTAACGCGATTTCTTCTCCTTTCTCTTGGACTTTTACTACGGGGGCCGGACCGGATCTTACGCCGCCGACGGTTTCTTTAGTGACCCCATCGAATTCTCTTTCCGGAGTAGGAGTGAATACGAGTGTGAGTGCGGTTTTTAGCGAATTCATCGATTGTACGACTCTTACGACTGCAAGTTTTACTCTCAACGGAGGATCTGCGGTAGCCGGAAGCGTGAACTGTCTCGGAACTTCCGGAACATTTACTCCGAGTGCGAATCTTTCATATAACACTAGTTATACTGCCACGATCACAACCGCGACGCGAGATCTCGCGGGTAACGCCGTTTCAGGAACTTATACCTGGAGTTTTACGACGGGATCCGCTCCGGATTCTACACCTCCCTTAATTTCCATTACGAATCCTTTGAATGTTTCCACGGGATTTAGCGTAAACGGAACGGTGAACATCGCTTTTAATGAAACTTTAAATTGTGCTTCCGTTACTACCGCCAGTTTTACCTTGGAAGGAGGTTCCACAGTTCCGGGGACGGTCGCTTGTTCCGCTACCGCGGCGACCTTTACGCCGATCGCGTCCTTGGCGTATAACACGACTTATACGGCTTCGATTACGACTGCGCTGAAAGATCTTGCCGGCAATTCTATAGCTTTGCCGTTTTCATGGTCCTTTACTACGGGCTCCGCTCCGGATGTTACAGCTCCTACGGTTTCCATCGTCAATCCGGTCCAATCTTCCCTTGGAGTTCCCACGAGCGCGAGTGTAACGGTCGCGTTTAGTGAAGGAATGGATTGTACTTCGCTCACGACCGCCACCTTCACTCTTAGTAACGGGGCTGCCGTCGCAGGAACCGTCAATTGTTCCGGAACAAGCGCGGTTTTTACTCCGACCTCAGTTCTTCTTCCCGGCATTACTTACACAGCTACGATCCAGGTTGGAGCCAAAGATCTCGCAAACAATTCGATTGTTTCGGCTTATAGCTGGAGTTTTACCACGGGTACATTGCCGGATACGACCCCGCCTGGAGTTTCTATTCAGAATCTCCGAAACAAAAGTCTTGTGGAAACAGGTTTTGTCATAGGAAACGCTACGGATGTCGGCGGAGTCGCGCTCGTAGAAGTTTCTATCGATGGAGGAGCGTATGCATCCGCATCCGGAACTTCGTCTTGGAATTTTAAACTTCCATCCGGTGGGACGACCTGGGCTACCGGATCACAACATACGATCACGGTTCGAAGCAAGGATTCTTCCGGCAATTATTCTACGGTAGCTTCGGCTCTGGTTAGAAAGGGAACAAACAAAGATATAAACGGAGACGGTTACGTCGATATGGTGACGGGTGAATACGGGCAGGGACTCGTTTACATCTTTCATTCTTCAGGAACATCGGGAATCACGGCAACGAATGCAAGTTTAGCAAATCGTTATATAGTCGGTACTACGACGGATGAATTTGGTAAGGCAGTTACCCTGGGAGATCTCAACGGAGACGGTTACTCGGACGTGATCGTAGGAGCTCCGGCCGCTACCACGAACACGGGACGCGTTTATGCGTTTTATTCTTCGGGAAGTTCCGGTGTGAATATTTCCTATGCTGCCTTTGCCTCCGCGAGAATCGACGGGGCGGTCGCAAGTGAAAGATTCGGGTTTGTTCTCGAAACGGGAGATCTCAACGGAGACGGTTACCCGGATCTCATCGTCGGCGCTCCGTATTCTTCAACTAACACAGGTAAGGTGTATACCTTTCATTCTACGGGTGCATCCGGAATCGTAGACACGAGCGGGGCTACGGCGGCGGCCGCTCTTACTGGATCCGCGACCAACGAATTCTTCGGAAGCGCCTTAGCACAAGGTAATATCAACGGAGATATCTACGCGGACCTGGTCGTCGGCGCTTACGGTTATAGCGCTCAGAAAGGAAGGGTTTCGATCTATCACGGATCTTCTACCGGACTCGGGGCCGTGTCTTCGACGATCACGAACACCGCAGGCAGCGGTCAATTTGGATTCTCAGTCGCTGTGGCGGATGTGAGTGGAGACGGTTTTGCGGACCTGGTCGCCGGAGCTCCTTTTCTCAACAGTGCAAAGGGACATGCCGTTGTCTTTGTTTCCTCCGCGACCTCTTCTGGAATTTTGACGAGCAGTGGTTTGGGTGCGGCTAACTTTATCATCTTGGGAACCGTAATCAGCGATCATCTTGGCAATAGTGTAGCCGCGCGCGATTTGGATTTGGATGGAAAGGCGGATCTAATTTTAAATTCTACTCCGACCGCACCCGCGCAAGGAATCGTCTACGTCTATATGACTCCGTTCCTTTCTTATACGGATACGACCACCGCGAGTCTTACGATGACCGGACCGATGAGCGATCTCTTTGGTTGGGGGCTCGCCACCGGAGACGTAAACGGTGACGGCTACGGAGATCTCTACGTCGGTTCACCGGGTTACAACAACGGAACTTTTATCGGAAGAACTTTTATCTTTCATTCTTCTGGAACCGGCTTGAGTACAAATCTGCCTTCTTCCGCTTCGAGAATTCTGGACGGTTCGGGATTGACGGGCGGCACCGGGAACTGGTTTGGAAGAAGTCTTTACTAAAAGTAAAGATTAGAATTCCCAACCTCGAAGTTAAGAGTAAGAGGTTGGGGGAATCGAAAAGATTTATTCTTTTGGCACTTTCTAAAAACGATCGTGAGAGGCCGCCAACGTATAGGCTCGCCCGTCCTGCCATAAAGTTTCCAAGACGGAGGCTAGAACCGGCGCGTTCCAGACGGTTTGAAAATTAATTTTGGTTTTTACTTTTGGATTGGAATCGGAAAATAAATACAAATGTCCTTCCTGAGAATACTTTCTTAGGTCCTTCCATTCCACAAAATGATCTTCGTCTTTTTTAAACCATTTTACGACCCGCATATTGACTCCGCGAGGAGTGACTTCCAAATTCTTAATCTTATATGATCTTCCGTTTTCCAGATTTTCGAGCGCTTCTTGTGCGAGCTTTTTTGTAATATTCTCCCAAAGAGAATCTATGATTAGCAGATATCGATCCTCTATTTTTTTGTTCGTCATAAAAAGACGAAGCGACTGAAATCCGATTTGGATCGTTTGATTTTTTCCGTCTCGAACTCCGATGGAATAGAGTCGATTTGCCTTGATCCCATTGATATAGAGTTGAGTGATTCCGTATCGGATCTCTTTGATATCATGGCAGCGGAGTTGTTGATCTCCGTATTGAACCGTCTTTGAATCGATCCTAAGTCT encodes the following:
- a CDS encoding LysR family transcriptional regulator, with product MDLSKLKSFIVVAEELNFRKSAEILGISQPPLTRLISSIEEELSTKLFERTTRQVKLTGAGVYLLKEGKEIIDRVENLEREVRSIGKLKAGGLSIGFSTTTFLASLPQIIGEFQDRFPKLKFQLHQESRNRILKGLRSGQFDVCFMEGTVSEEGIEKHSVNDEGFGVLVPKKHPLAKRKEIELKELKNETIILHPKKETGNFYDTIFQLFKQSGIKPKVYLKNERESCPILVATGKGVSLTILGAQNVAPSQTQFVPIKKLYLPVSVFWMPENKNPSLNTFLSFVIESSALKNKKAECLLDVMRL
- a CDS encoding Ig-like domain-containing protein; its protein translation is MKHIIQFSLLSLFFLFGFTNCLNRDWNHLPPIFSYIDLKGGSPAVPFGVSQITPGVGVNGVSTNSSIQVGFNRALDSSSISGASFQLSESSTPIPGNVSVSNSNVVFTPSSPLSASTIYTVTLSKDLRSADGSLLNEDFIWTFTTESVSDLIAPIVSLTTPVNSGVSVPVNTSLSVAFSETMNCTSLTSLSFTLSNGSAVSGSVSCSGSTATFTPTSSLSFNTNYTANISTAAKDLAGNMLASSFSWSFTTGSAPDSTPPTVSFVSPANGSTGFAINGSIAVAFSETLNCATLNTATFVLSDGSAVAGTVSCLGTTASFNPSASLSYGTTYTATITTGVRDISSNAISSPFSWTFTTGAGPDLTPPTVSLVTPSNSLSGVGVNTSVSAVFSEFIDCTTLTTASFTLNGGSAVAGSVNCLGTSGTFTPSANLSYNTSYTATITTATRDLAGNAVSGTYTWSFTTGSAPDSTPPLISITNPLNVSTGFSVNGTVNIAFNETLNCASVTTASFTLEGGSTVPGTVACSATAATFTPIASLAYNTTYTASITTALKDLAGNSIALPFSWSFTTGSAPDVTAPTVSIVNPVQSSLGVPTSASVTVAFSEGMDCTSLTTATFTLSNGAAVAGTVNCSGTSAVFTPTSVLLPGITYTATIQVGAKDLANNSIVSAYSWSFTTGTLPDTTPPGVSIQNLRNKSLVETGFVIGNATDVGGVALVEVSIDGGAYASASGTSSWNFKLPSGGTTWATGSQHTITVRSKDSSGNYSTVASALVRKGTNKDINGDGYVDMVTGEYGQGLVYIFHSSGTSGITATNASLANRYIVGTTTDEFGKAVTLGDLNGDGYSDVIVGAPAATTNTGRVYAFYSSGSSGVNISYAAFASARIDGAVASERFGFVLETGDLNGDGYPDLIVGAPYSSTNTGKVYTFHSTGASGIVDTSGATAAAALTGSATNEFFGSALAQGNINGDIYADLVVGAYGYSAQKGRVSIYHGSSTGLGAVSSTITNTAGSGQFGFSVAVADVSGDGFADLVAGAPFLNSAKGHAVVFVSSATSSGILTSSGLGAANFIILGTVISDHLGNSVAARDLDLDGKADLILNSTPTAPAQGIVYVYMTPFLSYTDTTTASLTMTGPMSDLFGWGLATGDVNGDGYGDLYVGSPGYNNGTFIGRTFIFHSSGTGLSTNLPSSASRILDGSGLTGGTGNWFGRSLY
- a CDS encoding NAD(P)/FAD-dependent oxidoreductase: MKFDYEVLIIGGGPAGLSAALSLGRMSRTALVCDDSRPRNAPSSHLNNFPTRDGIHPAEWRRLVKKDLEKYQTIKFFEGGVLSVEKSTSGFTANLSSGISAHFKKIILAYGVEDKPLPVPGFKELWGKSIFHCPYCHGFEIRGSRLGFISNSEMTFHMLPLINDLASDLILFTNGKAEFSDPQRELLKRKNVELIEEKITGFIFEGEQLKALSLANGELRERQAVFFHPTLPFALKSQIGETLGCEKNQLGFYKINERGATSVEGVFACGDNVSPGHSVLLAAASGAMAGAGVVFALLGEEFGNA
- a CDS encoding ArsR/SmtB family transcription factor, with amino-acid sequence MLNHSSSLNRVFYALSDPSRLTIVERLSKKGASVSELAQPLNMSMAAVVQHIQILEESGLIKTHKVGRVRSCQVEPRSFELIETWLNQRRKFWERNLDRLGEFLEKTEKERKK